The following are from one region of the Coffea eugenioides isolate CCC68of chromosome 2, Ceug_1.0, whole genome shotgun sequence genome:
- the LOC113762039 gene encoding LOW QUALITY PROTEIN: E3 ubiquitin-protein ligase ATL4 (The sequence of the model RefSeq protein was modified relative to this genomic sequence to represent the inferred CDS: inserted 1 base in 1 codon) yields MSFLYPPPPPPPITTASPGGSSSTTIVIPHPQYDSSIHADVMNDTSPSPSPSASSXIVIIVIASAIIVSASIYLLLRFLSRRCHRTFRTFSSTSVADDVVLQNRRISVSGCVDDRRVADSSLFDSLPLFTFGSVTGKLAAGDCAVCLSKFEPQDQLRLLPLCCHAFHAHCIDTWLASNLTCPLCRIAVNASDADVLSKIIASSEGTQRNNDMNSNGNNNVNRSGSFRVEIGSISSRRGTSDTSGDGRRSYSIGSFDYIVDDGCEVPVDSTHHRGVSDCTSTDKESFGIPVTGPPGESLAAEVASGRSWLRDYVDRLSSFSFSSRTMSFRSSGRYMFGSSRRNDVVVPVADLEANPNPIGEEIGEYFRWLSGV; encoded by the exons atGTCCTTTTTATATCCACCGCCACCTCCTCCCCCAATCACAACCGCCAGCCCCGGCGGCTCATCTTCCACCACCATCGTCATCCCTCATCCTCAGTATGACAGCTCCATTCACGCTGACGTCATGAACGACACCTcaccttccccttccccctctgCCTCAT TCATCGTCATCATCGTCATTGCTTCTGCTATTATCGTCTCCGCCTCCATCTACCTCCTTCTCCGCTTCCTCTCCCGCCGTTGCCACCGCACTTTCCGCACATTTTCTTCCACTTCAGTCGCGGATGACGTCGTGTTGCAGAACCGGCGAATTTCGGTTTCTGGATGCGTAGACGACCGTCGTGTAGCGGATAGCAGCTTGTTCGACTCGTTGCCGCTTTTCACTTTCGGCTCCGTCACGGGAAAGCTCGCCGCCGGGGATTGCGCTGTCTGCCTTTCGAAATTTGAGCCCCAGGATCAACTCCGACTGCTACCTCTGTGTTGTCACGCGTTTCATGCTCATTGTATTGACACGTGGCTTGCCTCCAACTTGACTTGTCCTCTCTGCCGGATTGCTGTAAATGCATCAGATGCCGACGTACTCAGCAAAATCATCGCCTCCTCTGAAGGTACTCAAAGGAACAATGATATGAATAGCAATGGAAATAACAACGTGAACAGAAGCGGCAGTTTCAGGGTCGAGATAGGTAGTATAAGTAGCCGGCGAGGAACATCTGACACCTCGGGAGACGGTCGGAGGTCCTATTCTATCGGTTCATTTGATTACATCGTCGACGACGGATGTGAGGTTCCGGTTGACTCGACGCATCACAGAGGCGTCTCTGATTGTACTTCGACGGACAAGGAGTCCTTTGGCATTCCCGTTACTGGTCCTCCGGGAGAGAGTTTGGCTGCAGAGGTGGCCAGCGGTCGGAGTTGGCTTAGAGATTACGTGGACAGGTTGAGTTCTTTCTCGTTCTCTTCTCGTACCATGTCGTTCCGGAGCTCCGGGAGGTACATGTTCGGAAGCAGTCGCCGGAACGACGTGGTCGTCCCCGTCGCGGACCTGGAGGCGAATCCGAATCCAATAGGGGAGGAGATTGGCGAGTATTTTCGGTGGCTATCAGGGGtatga